One genomic window of Undibacterium cyanobacteriorum includes the following:
- a CDS encoding alpha/beta hydrolase yields MRKVLNLTLILSLATSLSACMTVKVTEKDFIRPDRLTGYKAKESFTSAAAQTMKAGVQVQEQSIKVDESLSLNGLRLVADGGSEARPTILYFGGNLSHADESLKNLTRQTAACTPNIISYDYRGYGRTQGDPSIATLQQDALRIYDAVRQATKGKLYLHGQSLGSFMSGHIMQNRQVDGVILEATATTISDVVDFKTPWYAVPFVRFEYEPSTQLINNQKAVSSYQNKSLVIVGENDDLFGADLGKKVFEAIPASNKRLLVVKNGPHTGMMARPEVQEAVCQFINQ; encoded by the coding sequence ATGCGTAAAGTACTGAATTTGACTTTGATCTTGAGCTTGGCTACTTCTTTGAGTGCCTGCATGACCGTGAAAGTGACAGAGAAAGACTTTATTCGCCCTGATCGTCTCACTGGTTACAAGGCCAAAGAAAGCTTCACAAGCGCAGCGGCGCAAACGATGAAGGCCGGTGTGCAAGTGCAAGAGCAGAGTATCAAAGTCGATGAAAGTCTGAGTTTGAACGGGCTGCGCTTAGTCGCCGATGGGGGCAGTGAGGCTCGTCCGACCATACTGTATTTCGGTGGCAACTTATCGCATGCCGATGAAAGTCTGAAGAACTTGACGCGCCAGACAGCGGCCTGTACACCGAATATCATCAGTTATGATTATCGTGGCTATGGTCGCACCCAAGGCGATCCCAGTATCGCCACCTTGCAGCAAGATGCCTTGCGTATCTATGATGCGGTCCGTCAAGCGACTAAGGGCAAGCTCTATCTGCATGGCCAGTCCTTAGGTAGCTTTATGTCGGGCCACATTATGCAGAATCGCCAGGTCGATGGCGTCATCCTCGAGGCTACCGCAACCACTATTTCGGACGTGGTCGACTTCAAGACGCCTTGGTATGCGGTCCCATTTGTTCGTTTTGAATACGAACCGAGCACGCAACTGATCAATAACCAAAAGGCAGTTTCGAGCTATCAGAATAAGAGCTTGGTGATTGTTGGTGAGAACGATGATTTGTTTGGTGCAGATTTGGGTAAGAAAGTGTTCGAGGCGATCCCGGCGTCGAATAAACGTCTTTTAGTCGTTAAGAACGGTCCTCATACCGGCATGATGGCGCGTCCTGAAGTACAAGAAGCCGTTTGCCAATTCATCAATCAATAA
- a CDS encoding SGNH/GDSL hydrolase family protein, translating into MVMALLSSCVISNVQAGNAALHDYGDPNAARLWRQLAALERKESSEVVHIMQLGDSHTGGDYFTQAYREQLQKRFGNAGIGWLSPGYIKNQRSAQVLMRMSGTWKTRISRTNPENFPLGGFANQAEPGSSIEIVPKQALFGLQRVTIWTRRLNDESSAGWKLSFPDGEVRELSAPLTNQWQATYVMGSALDLNSFTLRAESNPPELGAIIIDTLTPGVTVDSLGIVGATQRVIARWQTEAVREQLQWRRPSLIVLAYGTNEAFDPNPDFDLYKQELQHTIRQLRAAAPEAAILIIGAPNSAKKTGPGENVGCRYRLPAGLRTVQNIQQDIAISEHTLYWNWEAAMGGRCAMQRFVASNPPLGRPDYVHFTEEGYAQGGNAFYEALMSKYLKSRPKR; encoded by the coding sequence ATGGTGATGGCGCTCTTGAGTTCATGCGTCATCAGCAATGTTCAGGCGGGCAATGCCGCTTTGCATGATTATGGCGACCCGAATGCAGCGCGCTTATGGCGACAATTGGCGGCCTTAGAACGTAAAGAAAGCAGCGAAGTTGTACACATCATGCAGCTCGGGGATTCACACACCGGTGGTGATTATTTTACCCAGGCTTATCGTGAACAATTGCAGAAACGCTTTGGCAATGCCGGCATCGGTTGGCTATCGCCGGGCTACATTAAGAATCAACGTTCAGCGCAAGTCTTGATGCGCATGAGCGGTACTTGGAAAACGCGCATCAGTCGTACGAATCCTGAAAATTTCCCGCTTGGTGGATTCGCTAATCAAGCAGAGCCGGGATCGTCGATTGAAATCGTGCCCAAGCAAGCCTTGTTTGGATTGCAGCGCGTGACGATTTGGACGCGACGCCTTAATGATGAAAGTTCGGCAGGTTGGAAACTGAGTTTTCCGGATGGCGAAGTGCGCGAATTGAGTGCGCCACTGACCAATCAATGGCAAGCGACTTACGTCATGGGCAGTGCACTCGATTTGAATAGTTTTACGCTGCGTGCTGAAAGTAATCCGCCTGAATTAGGCGCCATCATCATCGACACTTTAACGCCCGGTGTCACAGTCGATTCACTCGGCATCGTCGGTGCGACGCAAAGAGTGATCGCGCGGTGGCAGACGGAGGCGGTGCGTGAACAATTGCAATGGCGTCGACCAAGCTTGATCGTCTTAGCTTACGGAACAAATGAAGCGTTTGACCCGAATCCTGATTTTGATTTGTACAAGCAAGAGTTGCAGCACACCATACGCCAGTTACGCGCTGCAGCTCCTGAAGCCGCTATCTTGATAATCGGCGCTCCAAATTCAGCCAAGAAGACTGGGCCCGGTGAGAATGTCGGATGTCGTTATCGATTGCCAGCGGGTTTGCGTACGGTCCAAAACATTCAACAAGATATCGCCATCAGCGAACATACTTTGTATTGGAATTGGGAAGCCGCGATGGGTGGACGTTGCGCTATGCAGCGTTTTGTCGCATCCAATCCGCCCTTGGGCCGACCTGATTATGTGCATTTCACCGAGGAAGGCTACGCGCAGGGTGGTAATGCATTCTATGAGGCCTTGATGTCTAAGTATCTCAAGAGCCGCCCGAAACGATAG
- a CDS encoding MBOAT family O-acyltransferase gives MSYLSPEFALTFLVFLFLYWGLKPWPQWQKISLLLASYGIYASLDWRFSTILAVYTVCMLGLFKLVQVQAERRRLWCGVGIFASVLNLAVFKYYDFCSDGFLAAAEYFQLAWTIPALEILLPVGISFYTFQAIAYLVAIARREREPANALDSALYLAFFPTLFAGPICRASDLLVQIEEKAPRKLLHMDLIFWLLLSALVKKVWLATWISETWVNPLFANPDAYQAPELLMGAYAFAIQIYFDFSGYSDLVIAMSLLLGYQLKDNFNYPYLAANLREFWRRWHISLSSWIRDYVYIPMGGSRNGWWMTQVTIVSSMVISGIWHGASLKYIIWGALHGLGMVAQNIIEKLLGRQTKGWLSAVITFHFVCFAWIFFRADGWQEALQFICGFVRLDAPMSMDVLGAAALMLLFFVASVQAENWKSRSLCLMERLPILSKPVLLCSLALLIHLLGPSGVPSFLYYSY, from the coding sequence ATGAGTTATCTGTCGCCTGAGTTTGCCCTGACCTTCCTGGTCTTTCTGTTCCTGTATTGGGGCTTGAAGCCTTGGCCCCAATGGCAAAAAATAAGTCTCCTTCTCGCTAGCTATGGAATTTATGCTTCTTTAGATTGGCGTTTCAGTACCATTTTGGCGGTGTACACGGTGTGTATGCTGGGCCTGTTCAAACTGGTGCAAGTCCAAGCGGAACGGCGTCGTCTGTGGTGCGGTGTTGGTATCTTTGCCTCCGTATTGAATTTAGCGGTCTTCAAGTATTACGACTTTTGCAGCGATGGTTTTTTGGCGGCTGCGGAATACTTCCAGTTGGCGTGGACGATTCCCGCACTCGAAATTCTTTTACCCGTCGGAATTTCTTTCTACACCTTCCAAGCGATTGCCTATCTGGTCGCGATTGCTCGTCGGGAGCGTGAGCCTGCCAATGCGCTCGATAGCGCTCTATATCTCGCTTTCTTTCCCACTCTGTTTGCTGGCCCGATTTGCCGTGCCAGCGATCTCTTGGTGCAAATCGAAGAAAAAGCACCACGCAAATTGCTGCACATGGATTTGATTTTTTGGCTACTGCTCTCCGCATTGGTCAAGAAAGTTTGGCTGGCGACTTGGATTTCTGAGACTTGGGTGAACCCTCTGTTTGCCAATCCCGATGCGTATCAAGCGCCCGAATTATTGATGGGTGCCTATGCTTTCGCGATCCAAATTTATTTTGATTTCAGTGGTTATTCTGACCTAGTCATCGCCATGTCGCTGTTGCTGGGTTATCAGCTCAAAGATAATTTCAACTATCCTTATTTAGCAGCTAATCTGCGTGAATTTTGGCGTCGTTGGCATATATCTTTGTCGAGCTGGATTCGTGACTACGTGTACATTCCTATGGGCGGTAGTCGTAATGGCTGGTGGATGACACAAGTGACTATTGTGAGTTCCATGGTGATCAGTGGGATTTGGCATGGTGCGAGTTTGAAATACATCATTTGGGGCGCCCTGCATGGACTGGGGATGGTGGCACAAAACATCATAGAAAAATTGTTGGGGCGTCAAACCAAAGGGTGGTTGAGCGCCGTGATTACTTTCCACTTTGTTTGCTTTGCATGGATTTTCTTCCGCGCTGACGGCTGGCAAGAGGCCTTGCAATTTATCTGTGGCTTTGTCCGTCTTGATGCCCCGATGAGTATGGATGTGTTGGGTGCGGCTGCCTTGATGTTGCTGTTTTTTGTGGCGTCCGTCCAAGCCGAAAATTGGAAGTCGCGCAGTTTATGCTTGATGGAACGGCTGCCGATCTTAAGCAAGCCCGTACTCTTATGTAGTTTGGCACTGCTGATTCACTTGTTGGGACCTTCGGGCGTTCCTTCATTTTTGTACTACTCGTACTAG
- a CDS encoding SGNH/GDSL hydrolase family protein: MRDGYENQKHAKKQRHHNKDARKTSNGAMPHQQHPIPNAANQDQGERALKPELHQKGINKVVPIKPPVVEVALEQSSVHWQTLGVLAATLALLFWLRQDALDQYWQQTRHLELGLSNAVDHPSWQSGAKWTKQLDRDLTEQLQVRQPLKERLVQSFNVLLFGLPEASNSESQRDKATQKGNTSRLAQKNQGSAVPTMMPSEASASSAQIGAQTAANATAPAKQNAAGEDGPSETPLTQFIPLNEDGRMVLNQQDKVLLVGDSMMQGVAPHVVRALQNAHVKSIDLSRQSTGLTYPGYYDWPAVIKKSLEKDRISVLVVFLGANDTWDMILGGKYESFGTERWQSNYLERVQSIVQIAHQQHVRVIWMGAPNMGREKINRGVKILNSLYAKGLGEGESRFISTRESLSDDVNEYRKTITKENGKSVVVRTEDGIHFTRDGQIILRDLVLKQFELPVVNKVSP; this comes from the coding sequence ATGCGAGACGGATACGAAAATCAAAAGCACGCCAAGAAACAGCGCCATCACAACAAAGATGCGCGCAAGACTTCGAACGGAGCCATGCCGCATCAGCAGCACCCGATTCCCAATGCAGCCAATCAAGATCAAGGCGAACGAGCATTGAAACCTGAACTTCATCAAAAGGGCATTAACAAGGTCGTGCCGATTAAGCCGCCGGTGGTCGAAGTTGCGCTTGAACAAAGCTCCGTGCATTGGCAAACCTTGGGCGTGCTGGCCGCGACTCTGGCTCTATTGTTTTGGTTGCGCCAAGACGCCTTAGACCAATACTGGCAACAAACGCGTCACTTAGAATTAGGTTTGTCGAATGCGGTCGACCATCCAAGCTGGCAGAGCGGCGCCAAATGGACTAAACAACTTGATCGTGATTTGACGGAGCAATTGCAAGTACGGCAACCGCTAAAAGAGCGTTTGGTACAGAGTTTTAACGTCTTGCTGTTTGGCTTGCCCGAGGCATCAAACTCCGAATCGCAACGCGATAAGGCAACTCAAAAGGGTAATACGTCACGCTTAGCGCAGAAGAATCAAGGAAGCGCAGTTCCAACCATGATGCCGTCGGAGGCAAGTGCATCGTCAGCTCAAATAGGTGCTCAAACTGCAGCCAACGCGACGGCGCCAGCAAAGCAGAACGCTGCGGGTGAAGATGGACCGAGTGAAACACCATTGACGCAATTTATTCCTTTGAATGAAGACGGTCGCATGGTTTTGAATCAGCAAGATAAAGTGCTGTTGGTTGGTGATTCCATGATGCAGGGCGTGGCGCCTCATGTGGTGCGAGCTTTGCAAAATGCGCATGTGAAGTCGATTGACTTGAGCCGTCAGAGTACGGGCTTAACGTATCCGGGCTATTACGATTGGCCAGCCGTGATTAAGAAATCGCTCGAGAAAGATCGTATTTCGGTGTTGGTGGTATTCCTCGGCGCGAACGATACTTGGGACATGATCTTGGGCGGCAAATACGAAAGCTTTGGTACTGAACGCTGGCAAAGCAATTATCTAGAACGCGTGCAAAGCATTGTACAAATCGCCCATCAACAACATGTGCGTGTGATCTGGATGGGCGCGCCGAATATGGGACGTGAGAAGATCAATCGCGGCGTGAAGATCCTTAATAGCTTGTATGCCAAAGGCTTGGGTGAAGGCGAGTCGCGCTTTATCTCGACCCGTGAATCTTTGAGTGATGATGTGAACGAATATCGCAAGACGATCACCAAAGAAAATGGCAAGAGTGTGGTGGTGCGCACCGAAGACGGAATTCACTTCACAAGAGATGGGCAAATCATCTTACGCGACTTGGTTCTGAAACAATTTGAACTTCCTGTCGTGAATAAAGTGAGTCCCTAA